A single region of the Myxococcota bacterium genome encodes:
- a CDS encoding SDR family oxidoreductase: MGTDLLGLEGKVAIVSGVGPGLGVSTARLLAEAGAKLVLAARSSDRLEALQQELAATGAEAIAVPTDLADPRQAAGLAAAAFDAFGAVDVLVHNAFTAGAPAGVVDADYEDWRRIFEVNLYGPLELTKACRPHLVRAAAERGDASVVFVTSMAMRKVRVGDGAYAISKGSLHTTVKMLALELGPEQVRVNAVAPGWIDGPSVQQWITWDASQRGVSEAEVRGEIEARIPLGQRIPTSDDIAGSVLLMASPRSLAVTGQTLDANGGEYFAQ; encoded by the coding sequence GTGGGCACGGATCTGCTGGGGCTCGAAGGCAAGGTCGCAATCGTCTCGGGCGTCGGACCCGGGCTGGGCGTGTCGACGGCCCGGCTTCTCGCGGAAGCGGGAGCGAAGCTCGTCTTGGCAGCACGCTCGAGCGACCGCCTCGAAGCACTACAACAGGAACTCGCCGCCACGGGTGCGGAAGCCATCGCGGTGCCCACCGACCTCGCCGACCCGCGACAGGCGGCAGGTCTCGCCGCCGCCGCCTTCGATGCCTTCGGCGCCGTCGACGTGCTGGTGCACAACGCGTTCACGGCAGGAGCCCCCGCCGGCGTGGTCGACGCCGACTATGAGGACTGGCGGCGCATCTTCGAGGTCAATCTCTACGGCCCGCTCGAGCTGACGAAGGCGTGCCGACCGCACCTCGTGCGCGCGGCCGCGGAACGCGGCGACGCTTCGGTCGTGTTCGTTACTTCCATGGCGATGCGGAAGGTGCGCGTGGGCGACGGGGCCTACGCCATCTCGAAGGGGAGTCTGCACACCACCGTGAAGATGCTGGCCCTGGAACTCGGCCCCGAGCAGGTGCGCGTGAACGCAGTGGCGCCAGGCTGGATCGATGGCCCGAGCGTCCAGCAGTGGATCACCTGGGACGCGTCGCAGCGGGGGGTCAGCGAAGCCGAAGTGCGCGGCGAGATCGAGGCGCGGATCCCGCTCGGGCAACGCATCCCCACGTCGGACGACATCGCGGGCTCGGTCCTCTTGATGGCCTCGCCCCGCTCGCTCGCGGTGACGGGGCAGACCCTCGATGCCAACGGCGGCGAGTACTTCGCCCAATAG
- a CDS encoding enoyl-CoA hydratase/isomerase family protein has protein sequence MKELDLGTPYLHGTLENRVVHVRIDRVDRRNAMTLDMYRGLRDAAILADDDPEIDALCFRGTGDWFCVGGDMSGQQEDSAAMKEADPTANFPFRHFESCRKLVVAAVNGACHAGGLNLLMHSDVSIAVESAVFRSPELLRGIPDPYMSARLADYVGLGKAKYLMFTGAKLEAREAESLGLVGKVVPDADFESEIAWTLDQIRRTGPQARSMIKEDFNARLPRHDHNLFKRAMRSPEMTEGMKAFIEKRPPEWPRD, from the coding sequence ATGAAGGAACTCGACCTCGGAACGCCCTACCTCCACGGCACGCTGGAGAACCGCGTGGTGCACGTGCGGATCGATCGGGTCGATCGCCGCAACGCGATGACCCTCGACATGTATCGGGGCCTCCGCGACGCGGCGATCCTCGCCGATGACGACCCGGAGATCGACGCCCTCTGCTTCCGCGGCACCGGCGACTGGTTCTGCGTGGGCGGCGACATGTCGGGCCAGCAGGAAGATTCGGCAGCCATGAAGGAGGCCGATCCGACGGCCAACTTCCCGTTCCGCCACTTCGAGAGCTGCCGCAAGCTCGTCGTCGCGGCCGTGAACGGTGCGTGTCACGCGGGTGGGCTGAACTTGCTGATGCACAGCGACGTCTCGATCGCGGTCGAGAGCGCCGTGTTTCGCAGCCCGGAGCTGCTCCGCGGCATCCCCGACCCCTACATGAGCGCGCGCCTGGCCGACTACGTCGGACTGGGGAAGGCGAAGTATCTGATGTTCACCGGCGCAAAGCTCGAAGCGCGCGAGGCCGAGAGCCTCGGGCTGGTGGGCAAGGTGGTACCCGACGCCGATTTCGAGTCGGAGATTGCGTGGACCCTGGACCAGATCCGACGCACCGGGCCCCAGGCGCGCTCGATGATCAAGGAAGACTTCAACGCCCGGCTCCCCCGCCACGACCACAACCTGTTCAAACGGGCCATGCGAAGCCCCGAGATGACCGAGGGCATGAAGGCGTTCATCGAGAAGCGGCCGCCCGAGTGGCCGCGCGACTGA
- a CDS encoding sulfotransferase, which yields MTTPDVSLEPDDLLAEASQRADGLTDLGEEPFREGLERFSASLESEGKLNPLGRVIAKERALGHAVNRLRYVDDRKTHPEIAKQEIEKPVFIVGLPRTGTTILHDILAKDPSNRAPMTWETMFPSPPPEAATFDTDPRIAQCAATFPDVFDQIPGFKAMHPMGAELTQECVTMMGEAMITPLFHNQFRVPSYQDWVDDEADFGPVYAFHRKQLQHLQSRHARDRWILKTGAHMWGLAHLLETYPDARIVFTHRDPVDSMTSYASLTSLVRTMGSDSVDREEIAADWTARLQKVVARTLAVRNARDYPDAQFTDVLFSDFVADPFATVRRIYEAFGIPMSAEAEARVRAFIDDNPKGKHGVHEYAAEDYGVDPRAVRDAFAGYVERFGLAP from the coding sequence ATGACCACGCCCGACGTCAGCCTCGAACCCGACGATCTCCTCGCCGAGGCGTCCCAACGCGCCGATGGGCTCACGGACCTCGGCGAAGAGCCGTTTCGCGAGGGGTTGGAGCGGTTCAGCGCTTCCCTGGAGTCGGAAGGGAAACTGAATCCCCTTGGACGCGTGATCGCGAAGGAACGGGCACTCGGTCATGCGGTGAACCGGCTGCGCTACGTCGACGACCGCAAGACGCATCCCGAGATCGCGAAGCAAGAGATCGAGAAGCCCGTGTTCATCGTTGGGCTTCCGCGCACAGGCACGACGATCCTCCACGATATCCTGGCGAAGGACCCGTCGAATCGCGCCCCGATGACGTGGGAGACGATGTTCCCGTCGCCGCCCCCGGAGGCCGCGACCTTCGACACCGACCCCCGCATCGCCCAATGCGCCGCCACGTTCCCCGACGTCTTCGACCAGATCCCGGGCTTCAAGGCGATGCACCCGATGGGGGCCGAACTCACCCAGGAGTGCGTCACGATGATGGGGGAGGCGATGATCACGCCGCTCTTCCACAACCAGTTCCGCGTTCCGAGCTACCAGGACTGGGTCGATGACGAAGCCGATTTCGGTCCGGTCTACGCGTTCCACCGGAAACAGCTCCAACACCTCCAATCACGGCACGCGCGCGATCGTTGGATCCTGAAGACGGGCGCCCATATGTGGGGGCTCGCCCATCTGCTGGAGACCTACCCCGACGCGCGGATCGTCTTCACCCACCGCGATCCGGTCGACTCGATGACCTCCTACGCGAGCTTGACGTCCTTGGTTCGGACGATGGGGAGCGATTCCGTCGACCGCGAGGAGATTGCGGCCGACTGGACGGCGCGCCTGCAGAAAGTGGTGGCGCGCACCCTCGCGGTCCGAAACGCCCGGGACTACCCCGACGCTCAGTTCACCGATGTCCTGTTCTCGGATTTCGTCGCGGACCCCTTCGCGACGGTACGCCGGATCTATGAGGCCTTCGGGATCCCGATGAGCGCCGAGGCCGAGGCCCGGGTGCGCGCATTCATCGACGACAACCCGAAGGGGAAGCACGGGGTTCACGAGTACGCGGCCGAGGACTACGGGGTCGATCCGCGCGCCGTGCGGGACGCTTTCGCCGGGTACGTCGAGCGCTTCGGGCTGGCGCCGTAG
- a CDS encoding nuclear transport factor 2 family protein — protein sequence MGRWSKEEIERAFKTYQVQGRAAARSGDWHRWGEMFTEDATYLEHQVGEWGGRAAIAREMAALMHKSEDTPWVWVNQYPVKAYLVDEDRGWVWSQIWNRMEDPGNGRVFQENCLTMLRYDGHGLFSYEEDLYNPHAYVRMVEEWVEVRAECERDGADATTRAARADAARAFADIPTFAAATPPDTIGAAHADARAARGTRGRFPREEIEEAFDHFRKQLALAGKTRDWNHLGAALTKDVTWIDCALGHLGKREGIVRVLEERLHRVDPDAPWVQLCRFPVGEFIIDEARESVWAFFWARFDDVGDGSRHEAKVFAELQYHGDGLFKVVETLYNPNHFDRAMESYKAARDAYEERRERRAKRLAEREAKARAVTPDD from the coding sequence ATGGGACGGTGGAGCAAGGAAGAGATCGAGCGCGCCTTCAAGACCTATCAGGTGCAGGGCCGCGCCGCAGCGCGCTCGGGTGACTGGCACCGCTGGGGCGAGATGTTCACCGAGGACGCCACCTACCTGGAACATCAGGTGGGCGAATGGGGTGGGCGAGCCGCCATCGCGCGCGAGATGGCGGCGCTCATGCACAAGAGCGAAGACACGCCTTGGGTCTGGGTCAACCAATACCCGGTGAAGGCCTACCTCGTCGACGAGGACCGCGGTTGGGTCTGGTCGCAGATCTGGAACCGGATGGAGGATCCGGGCAACGGCCGCGTTTTCCAAGAGAACTGCTTGACCATGCTGCGCTACGACGGACACGGACTCTTCAGCTACGAGGAAGACCTCTACAACCCACACGCCTACGTGCGGATGGTCGAGGAGTGGGTCGAGGTCCGCGCGGAGTGTGAACGAGACGGCGCCGACGCGACGACCCGCGCCGCGCGCGCAGATGCGGCGCGCGCCTTCGCCGACATCCCGACGTTCGCAGCAGCGACTCCGCCCGACACGATCGGTGCGGCGCACGCCGACGCGCGGGCGGCCCGCGGCACCCGCGGACGCTTTCCGCGGGAAGAGATCGAGGAGGCCTTCGATCACTTCCGCAAACAGCTCGCACTCGCCGGGAAGACGCGGGATTGGAACCACCTGGGAGCCGCGCTCACCAAGGACGTCACCTGGATCGACTGCGCGTTGGGTCATCTCGGGAAGCGCGAAGGCATCGTGCGGGTGCTGGAGGAGCGGTTGCATCGGGTCGACCCCGATGCGCCCTGGGTCCAGCTCTGTCGCTTCCCGGTCGGTGAGTTCATCATCGACGAAGCGCGCGAGAGCGTGTGGGCCTTCTTCTGGGCGCGCTTCGACGACGTGGGTGATGGCAGTCGGCACGAAGCGAAGGTCTTCGCCGAGCTGCAGTACCACGGCGACGGCCTGTTCAAGGTGGTCGAGACGCTCTACAACCCGAATCACTTCGATCGGGCGATGGAGTCCTACAAGGCGGCGCGCGATGCCTACGAGGAGCGTCGCGAACGCCGGGCGAAACGTCTGGCGGAACGCGAGGCGAAGGCCCGCGCCGTGACGCCGGACGATTGA
- a CDS encoding EthD domain-containing protein: MEKLIYLLGSEMEPNALREALVGPVAERLLATDLLELEVYVSDQRGPDAPPVESQMDPLGLMSASISVWLDSVDGRTPIEEALRGVSTRLAGYSVAESTPREYAKRDWPDGVTSPTVSIGTALGPKPGLSDDEFFACWHGSHTPLSLRIHPLTRYVRNTIARPVTEDAPPYRGIVFESVASLEILTDRDAFYGSEEGQREAVADLLRFVNFKTMGSVTMSETILRAAPWRSPLA; this comes from the coding sequence ATGGAGAAGCTCATCTACCTGCTCGGCTCGGAGATGGAGCCGAACGCGCTTCGAGAGGCGCTGGTCGGACCCGTCGCCGAACGGCTCCTCGCGACGGATCTCCTCGAGTTGGAGGTCTACGTGAGCGACCAGCGTGGCCCCGACGCGCCGCCCGTCGAGAGCCAGATGGATCCGCTCGGCCTGATGTCGGCGAGCATCTCGGTCTGGCTCGACAGCGTCGACGGCCGAACCCCCATCGAGGAGGCGCTTCGGGGCGTGAGCACGCGACTCGCGGGCTACTCGGTCGCTGAGTCGACTCCCCGAGAGTACGCGAAGCGCGACTGGCCCGACGGGGTCACGAGTCCGACGGTTTCGATCGGCACCGCCCTCGGTCCGAAGCCTGGCCTCTCGGACGACGAGTTCTTCGCGTGTTGGCATGGATCGCACACGCCCCTTTCGTTGCGCATCCACCCGCTCACGCGTTACGTGCGCAACACCATCGCCCGGCCCGTCACCGAGGACGCCCCGCCCTATCGTGGGATCGTCTTCGAATCGGTCGCCTCCCTCGAGATCCTCACGGATCGCGACGCCTTCTACGGAAGCGAAGAAGGCCAGCGTGAAGCGGTGGCCGATCTGCTCCGCTTCGTGAACTTCAAGACCATGGGCTCGGTGACGATGAGCGAGACGATCCTCCGAGCGGCGCCCTGGCGAAGTCCCTTGGCCTGA